A region from the Ammospiza nelsoni isolate bAmmNel1 chromosome 1, bAmmNel1.pri, whole genome shotgun sequence genome encodes:
- the CRTAP gene encoding cartilage-associated protein, whose amino-acid sequence MWVSALLAALLAAAGAQYERYSFRSFPRDELMPLESAYRYGLDQYSTENWPESVSYLEVSMRLYRLLRDSEAFCHRNCSAAAPPPAPPAPRSAALQELRLLSGVLRRAQCLRRCKQGLPAFRQAQPGRELLEEFQRREPYKYLQFAYFKANNLPKAIAAAHTFLLKHPDDEMMQRNMAYYKSIPDAEEHIKDLEIKPYENLFVRAVRAYNGDNWRTSISDMELALPEFFKAYDDCIAACEGSREITDFKDFYLSIADHYIEVLACKVQCESNLTPIIGGFVVEKFVATMYHYLQFAYYKLNDMKNAASCAASYLLFDEKDEVMKQNMVYYQYHKDKWGLKEEDFQPRSEAVRYHNITTLQLELYEFAKEHLMDDDEGEVVEFLDELLEVEEKKES is encoded by the exons ATGTGGGTGTCGGCGCTGCTGGCGGCGCTgctggcggcggcgggcgcgcaGTACGAGCGCTACAGCTTCCGCAGCTTCCCGCGGGACGAGCTGATGCCGCTGGAGTCGGCCTACCGCTACGGGCTGGACCAGTACAGCACCGAGAACTGGCCCGAGAGCGTCAGCTACCTGGAGGTCAGCATGCGGCTGTACCGCCTGCTCCGCGACAGCGAGGCCTTCTGCCACCGCAACTGCAgcgcggccgcgccgccgcccgcgccccccgcgccccgcagcgccgccctgcaggagctgcgcCTCCTCTCCGGGGTGCTGCGGCGGGCGCAGTGCCTGCGGCGCTGCAAGCAGGGCCTGCCCGCCTTCCGACAGGCGCAGCCCGGCCGCGAACTGCTCGAGGAGTTCCAGCGCCGCGAGCCTTACAAGTACCTGCAGTTCGCCTACTTCAAG GCTAATAATCTTCCAAAAGCTATTGCAGCAGCTCACACATTTCTTCTGAAGCATCCAGATGATGAAATGATGCAAAGAAATATGGCCTACTATAAGAGCATACCTGATGCTGAGGAGCATATTAAAGACTTGGAGATAAAGCCTTATGAG AATCTCTTTGTCCGGGCGGTGAGAGCGTACAACGGTGACAACTGGCGCACGTCCATCTCGGACATGGAACTGGCTCTTCCCGAGTTCTTCAAAGCCTACGACGACTGCATAGCAGCCTGCGAAGGCTCCCGAGAGATCACAGACTTTAAAGACTTCTATCTTTCCATTGCAG aCCATTATATTGAAGTCCTTGCATGCAAAGTGCAGTGTGAGAGCAATCTGACACCCATTATAGGAGGCTTTGTCGTTGAAAAATTTGTGGCCACCATGTACCATTACTTGCAGTTTGCATATTACAAAT TGAATGACATGAAGAATGCAGCTTCTTGTGCTGCCAGTTATCTTCTGTTTGATGAAAAAGATGAAGTAATGAAACAGAACATGGTCTATTACCAGTACCACAAAGACAAGTGGGGACTTAAAGAGGAGGATTTTCAGCCCAGATCG GAGGCAGTTCGGTACCACAACATTACCACGCTCCAGCTGGAATTGTATGAATTCGCGAAGGAACATCTGATGGATGATGATGAG GGTGAAGTTGTGGAATTCCTTGATGAGCTGTTAGAAgtggaggaaaagaaggaatccTGA